The segment TCGGATGAAAATTCAGCAAATTTAAAATATTTAGACAAAATTATTGAAGTAAAAGGAGTTGTTTCTGAAATAAATATTGAAAAAGGAATTATTACTATAGAAACAAATGACGATTTTGGTAGTGTACTTTGTCACCTATCCGAAGAGGCTAGTAGAAAAATTAGTAGATTACAAGAATTACAAATAATTGTGGTAAAAGGAATTTGTACAGGCTATTTAATGGACGTAATTCTAGTGAAATGCGAATTTATTAATCAATAAAATCAATCAACTATGAAAACTCTAATAACATTCTTTTGCTGTTTTATATTTGTAACAGTATCTAATAGTCAAGAAAGATATTTAACTAAAAATGGAGGCATTACTTTTTATTCAAAAATGCCATTGGAAGATATTAAAGCAGATAATAATCAAGTTTTAAGTATTATTGATGCTTCTTCTGGAAAAATGGCAATTTCTATTTTAATGAAATCATTTATGTTTAAGAAAGCATTAATGCAAGAACACTTTAACGAGAATTATGTGGAATCAGACAAGTTTCCAAAAGCAACTTTTAAAGGAACTATTTTAAATTTTAATGCAATTAAAGAAGCTACAACAAAACAGGAAGTAAAGGGAGTTTTAACAATTCATGGAGTTTCAAAAGAAATAACAATTGATGCAAGTTTTAT is part of the Polaribacter sp. SA4-10 genome and harbors:
- a CDS encoding YceI family protein, with amino-acid sequence MKTLITFFCCFIFVTVSNSQERYLTKNGGITFYSKMPLEDIKADNNQVLSIIDASSGKMAISILMKSFMFKKALMQEHFNENYVESDKFPKATFKGTILNFNAIKEATTKQEVKGVLTIHGVSKEITIDASFMKTKETILVDGDFIIALDEFNIEIPAVVAKNIAKKIKVSFNFNHKPYKK